The Anopheles moucheti chromosome 3, idAnoMoucSN_F20_07, whole genome shotgun sequence genome contains the following window.
ggttgtttgtttatttcttcagcACGTGCTAAAAAGACACCGTCATCAGTATCCGCCACTTCATCCTCCGTAAGCAACGCGACCACGCCACAGCAACCTCCTACACCGGAACGCAAGATCCGATCGAGGGCAGGAGTGTCACAGTCACAGCGTAATTATCACCTCACATAACCTCTGTTTACCTCTTCCGTCCTACTTTCGGTTCTTCAAGTGCGATCCCGCTGGGACGAGCTGGAAAATTTGCACCAAACGTTTCTCACCCAAAATGAGCCTTTGtttgtcatttgttttttcttccattcaaaAACCTTTTATAGCTACATCCAGAAGTACGTCTCCTTCGAGCAAGTTGCGTGACATGTATAGTGGCGTCACGTCTCTGTATCGACAAACGGGTACGGTGCCGAAAAAGACTCAGTCTGGCATTCCGCGCTCATTAGCAAACTCTCGAGAAACTAGCCCGACCAGATCGCATACACAGTTCGGTTCATTGCGCCGTCCCGGTTATGGAACCGGTAGCCCTCGACGGCCGCCGCTGAATCCTGGTCGGCCGGTATTGGCGCAGAAAATTCTGCAGCAAAGTCGCGAGGCTGAGAATGCTCTTGCGGATGCATTATCGCCAGGGGACGAGCATGATATGCCTTGCGCAGACTTTGCTAGGTTAGCGCTGCATCGTAAAATTTCGCGCGATGAGTCCGATGAAAGTGAAGCGTCCTCGGTATGTTCCGAGCGCAGTTATGATAGCTACCGACGGGGCAATGATGTAAGTATGCACGCCGCCGGAATAGCTGAATAAAAAACGAGATTTAAAACATGCTTTTGCTTCGACAGTCGTTTTCATGGAATGGTTCGCGCACGCGATTGGACAGTTCACGACAAGTGATCGACGATATCGATACGATCATCCAGTTTTGCGCCTCGTCGCACTGGTCCGAGCGTAAGGACGGATTAATCAATTTGACGCAGTACCTCAGCGAAGGCAAAATGCTGACGCAACAGCAGTTACAGTGCGTGTTGGACCTGTTCCGTAAAATGTTTATGGATCCACACATCAAAGTGTACGCACTGTTTCTGGACACTGTAAATGAGCTGATTCTGTCGCATTCGAATGATCTGCACGATTGGTTATTTATACTGTTGACGCGTCTGTTTAACAAGCTCGGGACAGACCTACTGGGTTCTATGCATGGCAAGATCTGGAAAACGCTTCAAATAATCTACGAGTACTTCCCTTCTGAACTACAGCTCCAATGTGTCTTTCGGTATGTAGCtatcggggtttttttttattacggcGGTTTCACGCTCCTAACACTGTGCACAATTACAGAATATTAGTTGACAATGCGCAAACACCGAACGTGAAGACACGCCAGGCGACCTTGAAATTTCTTTCCCAGTTAGCTACAAGCTACTGCACGGCGTCCCAGTTTGTGGTGCATCCGCAGAACCAGCAGGTCGTTAATCACGCGATCCAGAAGATCATTCAGACGTCTCTCGATCAGAAAAGTATCGAACTAAAGTCGCAGGCGCGCATGTGCATCGTGGCGCTATACAACTGCAATCCATCACAGGTTAGAACGAATATACAGATACAGCAGAATGTACAATTATGTGATGGAAACTGATTGGCATGATGATTGCTTTTTCTATTCTACATTCTCAGATGACAATGGCTCTAGCCAATCTGCCGAAACAGTATCAAGACACGGCGAAAATCTATATCCAACAGAATATGAGAAGAAGCACTTCAGGTACGGAAAACAACGTGCATGATGCGAATCAATAATGAATTTAGATTTGCATCTGCAGATAAGCAGTTGCTAATATCCTTTGCTTTACCCAATTTTAGTCAGTTAAACCTGAAAATTACTACATTAACACATTTATATTGCTAGCAAATGTAGTGCAAAATGATGTTACACcaagaaattgaattgataaacctatttgttttgtatcatCCTGGCTTTCCCTCTGCGCCATCTTTTGCTTTTATAGGAAATGATAGTCCATCATCTCCACTGTCGTCTTCGAGCCCCAAACCATTGCTTAGTCCTCAGCAGGGGCCGTATAGTTTACAGAACATCGCTAGTAAGTTACATGTAGTACCCACATAGTGAatagtgttgttttttatctGTGTGCTATGTCTATTTCCCGACTGTGTATTCTGTTCCGGGAATGGACCTATCCGTAACTCGGCTAATCCCTTCTATCACCCCCACAGGTCCGCGATCACGACAAGCATCGGTGGAGGCAGCGGCGGAATCAATGAACACGGAAGAAGTGTACAAGAATCTGCGCAAAACCACGGCAGAAATACAAAACTACAGCTTTGAGAGCAAACTTGACCGTGATACAAACAGCAAGGATTCCGGTATCAGCCAGATGGGTGAAACGCACATGATGCAATCGATGACCGTGCTGGACGGTGTTGGCCATGGTGTGTATGGAATGGCATCGAATGGAATGAATGGCCATATAGGCGGAGGCATGGGAGGGTAAGATTCAACTGATTGAAGCTTTTGCAAGCAATACGATTTAACGGTTCGTTTTTCATCTGCTCACAACAGTCTTGAAAAGGATGATTCATGTAATGGGTCGAAGACACAGTCAGCAACAACCACTGAGTCAAACACACCGGAAAATACCGTACGGCTCGATAGCATGGATCTGGCCCACAAAACGAtagcacaacagcaacagatgCTTCAGCAGCAGCGTCACCAAAGTTACAGCTGTGCCGAGAATGGCGAGCTAGTACTGGACAGTAAGTAACCCGccggaaaaaaatgaatttcaagAACgatcaaacatatttttctacacacatacatttctgttttgtagAAGGTGTTAAAGAAAACGATGTGATTAAAGCTGCGATTGTACTAACACTCCAATCGGCACCGGAAACCACAAAACAGGTGCTAGAAAATTTGCAAATTTGCATCAAACATGGATCGTGTGAACTGCCCATAAAAAATTTCAAGTAAGTTTGATTGTATCGTAAAGTGGTGTTTCAAAAATTGCTAATCGtcgttttacattttctttccgtttcctaCAGAGCAATCATGAAAATGTTACTGCATTTAATGGAATCGCAGAATAACGATGTGCTGATAGCATCACTGCACACTCTTGGGCGCATCGTACGAAGCACGGAGATGAAGGCATGCTGGAGTAACTTTCTCGAGCTGATTCTATTAAAGATAATAGACTGTTATAAAATTAGCAAAGAGGTAAATAGAAGGCGTCACGCTTGTTGATGATGTTAAATTTTGTCACGTTTCGTTTGTACCCACAGGTGTCACGAGAAATTGACATAATCGTGGTGAAGATTGCCGGCGTGCTACCGCTGGACATTTCCGTAAACATACTTAACCCAGTCATTGCGACTGGTGAATTTCCAGCGAATCTGTGCGCGCTGAAAATACTGACCGAGCTGACACAGAAGCAGGGCAAGGATCTGACCGATAATCACCTAGATTGTATAATGCCAAATGTAGCTAGGGTAAGTGTGGTATTTTCCGGTGCCGTGCAAAATTGTGGTGATCGAGCTTACTTTACCGTAATGTTGCATTTTTCTAACAGCTCGCTGATGATAGTCAATCGATGGTACGGAAAGCGGCAGTGTTCTGTATCGTGAAGCTCTATATTGTGATGGGCGAAGAGAAAGTGAAACCAAAATTCTCCCTACTGAACGCGAGTAAGATAAGGTAGATCGGTTTCTCATTTGTTGTTAATGTACGGCTCGAATGATTCATCGGATATGTGTTTTCTCGTTTATTTTCAGATTATTAAATGTGTATATTGCAAAATCAATGGGCAACGGTGGCAGTAGTAGCAATAAGGGTGGATTGTCGACGACAGCAATGTCATGATCCAAAAATGCCAAGTGATTATTATTCAAAGGACGCAAATTTGCTAAATTGCTCTGCAAATTTCGTAGAAGCATCTCCGTTATTCAAGAGTAAAACTATTTATAATCCTACCTACCTACCACAGCACACCGCAATTCTTTCCAATGCGCTTTAACCCCAACTCTgaccttttttctctcttccttccCCTAATCGGAACTAACAATCAAAAAACGATCGGTTAGGATCGGTATGATGTTTCGGGAATGTTACACAGAACAAATGAGGTGATGGTGGAGGGCAAGAGAATTGAGGAAAAGAGACACGATaagttttgtatgtgtgcgtgtgtgtgcgtacgtgtCAGAGTGTATGTGCGTTGTGTACTGTGACGATGTCATCCTTGTCTTTATCCGGTTGTGCTATAGGTATAGCTTACATTATGCAAAACTGTGAGTCTAACACCCCGCAGTATTCCTTCCTATGCGAATGgctttctattttttgttttgttttacacgaTGAGCATGGTAACAGAGGTCCTTTGTTTTCGAAACTTCTTTTAATGAAGCTAGTTTAACCACCTAATCGAACCACTAGCGAACGATCATGAATAGACTAAGGAGGCAAGATAATATACAGCATTCTTATATACATACTAATAAAGATTTGATTGTAAAGAACCATTTTGCTCTGTTCGCACAAGCTACTGTTGCTCGCAGTTTTAGCTAAATTGACTGGTGAGAGGTGTAAGAAACGGCCAAAAGGAAAATGGGACCGCAGATTCAGTAATTCTGTCGGATGTCTTCGCATAATAAACGATAACGAATACGAAATGCATGCATGGAACAGATCGATCGAGCAGGAAACAATTGCCTTTAATTTTAATGGTTTATTGCTGCAAATAGAAtgtgtgcttgtttgtttAGGCCACTCGAACACTAAGTTGCAGAAAAAGTGCGCTCGTAATATAATAACAAACATATATATGCTGCCGTTTAATTGTGTATCTCAGGATGATCATATGAGATATCATTTTATGAAAATCATAAGTGACTCAAATAATGGacaatgttttttctttgtttgacTTTGAAAAGGGCACGTGGATGCAATACATACATgcttaaaaattcatttgaTTTAAAATGAGCACATCGATGTGCTTCTTCTAATAATCAGTAAAAACAAAGATTGATCAAAAACATAAACGAGGACGAAATGCTTTACTACAGGCTCGGCACGGAGATAAAATCTCGACTAGTATCGTGCGGTACTAATACGATCCTGCTATAGATAATCGGATTATCGCATAACCGACAAAGCCACCAAGCAAACATCAAGTCAAACCAGAAGTGGTTCTGTtacacgaaaaaaagaagcaacagcGAAGAGAAACGGATCAATTAAAACATCCCGCTCATTTCACAATTTGATATCATTCCAGATGTTTGGAGGATGATGATGCATGTGTTTTTGAAGAAAAGTAAACAATAATTGAATATAGTAAAGCTTTCGTACTCTTGCACTGTTTTCTGTTGAGACGGGCTGTCGGGATGCGTTCGGTTTTGAAAGTGAATTGAGGGAAAAAGGCACAACACATCGCGCCATAGCAGCAAACTTGAAATCGTCGCATAGAAACGACCGAGAACAAAGCAAGCTTAAGTAAGCAAAGTAAACATAATTACTTTATATTTTCTAATAAGCGAATGTGGAaagaagaaacattaaaacagagagagaaagactACCTCTACTCGGGATGTCTAGTCGCGTAATCGTTAAGAGACAAACAGCATACTATAGGTTCGCTTTTTGTTCACACGGTAATATTCGGTGGTAAAAGTTCAATGTAAAAAatgtaagaaataaaaacacaaacacacacacttaaactaaaaaacactcacaaagCGAAGCCAAGAAGGAGCGGTGTTGAAACATACGCAAAAATAGTGTAAAAATCGCTGCAAAGTACATGCTACACGAACATGATAAATGGAGAGCGAAGCGGACGCTGATAAGCAAAGAAAAGATAGCAAAAGTAATCGGAAAATGCTAAAGGAAGGAAAGCCCGGACAAAGTTTAACCAATAACGATTAAACCCTTTACTAataaagagaagaaaacacgAAACGTTAATAGAAGAAATCTGCATGGTTGAGGAAtgtggttgtttatttttttttattttatgtgtttgtCATTGTGTTGACGTCTTTTTtcgtattttgtttgttcctttaTGTGCATTcagtattttatttcttacatGTAACTCGAAGTGCGTATTACAAAGGAAAAATATGCGCATTATTTGAGAATGATTTGTTTCATAATTGGTATTAACAAAACCGCTATATTTAAGTTGATTTTCGTTTTAGTTACCGAATCATATGTAACTGCTTCATCGTGTGCTTCCGTgtgatcgtcatcgtcatcgtcatcgatgGTCATCGTGTGAGTCAATtccttgtttattttttttctttggttatTTATCAGTATTCTTGCTTTCTGGTTATGgtgattttttaataattaaaagttttgattgatttgaagTGTTTAATTTTACACAGTTCCAATAGttttcgttttattattttaaggTTATTGTTACGTTGGAGTCGTGTATAATGTTAAATCCTTTGAAGAAAAGgttaaacacaaaaaaacagaaaatacgCTTAATTAAATGCTTCTCGCGTCGAATCAGATTTAATTCACAGTACGATGAGCTTTCCAgatgttaatttaaattttgcagttttgtgtttaaaaaagcTAAATGTTTAGAAGAAAGGCAAAGAAGGAAGGAATATTTAGTATTCAAACATGTATGACCAAATTAAATCAAGTTTCATGCTAAACATGTTTTTGCGCCAATTTACTCCATTCGTCTGCAGCAAGTCCATTCCTACTTCTCTTATTCCCTTGCTACAATAAGCTTTTACTGTTTCCTCGAGTTTTGCCACTTTTCTACAACTGATTGTTACGCATTAGTTTAGACAGTTTAACGTTTGTACGAACTAAGCGCGACGGTTGTTTAAATACGGAAGTAGGAGTTCCAAATTGACGTTACTGAATCCGTGTGTCCGTTATGGAAGGGaatcaaacgaaaaatcattagcccttaaaaactttattatttgccaAAACAAATTGCAAGCGCATGGAACGAGTAGATCGAAGCAATTTTACCATAGGTTGCACTAGATGTGTCATGAAACAGCTCAGCACAGCTGCTTGAGCAGCACCAATCAGCAGTGTTAATGAACAATGCCAACCGAGAtcggatggtggtggttgggcAAGAAACTAAAGAATATGTGAACGTGGCGTTGTGCTTGAAGTTAGTAGAGTGAAGCGGGATAAACCAATTTAACTATTTTTGTTACCCAACATAAAACAACTATACGCACTCACGTACAAAAAGGTGGAGGgttaaaaaacggaaaaataaataaaaatggtaTGTCCATTTGTCAACCAGTTCCCGCGATGTGCGATATGATGTTCGTTCCGTGACACTTTTTTCCATTGTTAGTGTTAGTGTTAGTGTTCCCATCCAACCACGAGACGATGGCGTGCAATGAAACGATCCAAAAACTCGTCCAACGGTTGATAGTACTTGAGCAAACTTTTGGCTGATATCTCCACGTCTCCGGTAAGCTCTTCCAGTACGTCAGTCCAGTGTACAGAGGCACCGAGTGCTAGTGATTTGCGCAACAGTTTACCGGCCTTCTTGGAGCCGTATAGGTCACAGCGATGTAATGGCATTGGGATTTCGTGCGTAGGATTGGTAACCGTGCCGAAAAGAGCAGCGCGGCATAATCCCTCGTAGATCTGATAGCTCAGGAAGCTCGCGAGAAAATAGCGCACGAAAGGTGTATTATCTGACAAATGGTAAACGGAGCCGGCATCGAACAGTTGGAGCCGCGAATGCACTGAAGACGGGGGTCGAATGCCCTGCTGCCGTTCGAGCAGAAACCAAAAGTAACTGTTTGCATCTTGCGTGTAGTCGACGCTTCCATCGAAAACATCCCACCGGTACTGGTCCATAAGATATTCGAAAGGAATGGTAGGAATCTTGCCCAGCGCCATGCGCAGCAGAAACGCATAATCGAAGGAATTTAACGTGGGGCCCGTTCCAAACGGAATTTTCTCCGGTGCCATGTGTTTAGGATCAAGCAATCCGAGACGCACGAGATGCTGAGGTGTTACAGCACCCAGGTAGATGGCGTCTCCGAGCGCTTCCTGGAATGCGGCCGTCGTTCCATCACTGAAGATGGTCGGCTGTTTGGACGCCTCCATGTAGTAGACAATGTGGCCCATTTCGTGCACAGTAACGTAAAAATCCTGACCAGCAGCTTCGGACCGTGGACACACGATCATACGATAGTCATCCGCTCCATCTGCGAACATGTTGGCTGCCGTTCCGTGACACTTGCCCCCACTAGCACCCTTACCGATGAGACTGTGCTTCCAGAACTCGTTCGTCATGCGTGAAAGACCAAGAGACGCGTACAGATCTTCGGCACGTCGCACCAGATCCATCGAAGTCCAGTTAGCCCTGCCGAAAGCTTGATCGATGTCAACGGGATGCGGAAAAATATCATGACAGTAGCTCGTCCAGCTCTGGCTCCACATGCCACCGAGAAGATGTGCCGGAATTAGCCCATCGACGTCGATAGACGATGCCGCTGTTGGATGCTTTTCGCGAATAAAGTGGCGCACTACGGCGTGTAGCTTCTGATAGAATGGTTTTACCTCGTGCCACAAACGGTCGACCATCAGACGCAGTTCGGGAATTTCCAGCTCCTCACGCCAGCACTCGCCCACATCGCGATGGTTCGCGCCACGCATGCAGCCAGCATTCATTAGCTCAATCAATCGTCCGTACGGTTGCCGCATCGGAGGTCCTACCGCCATTCGCCAGGATTCCCACACCCATCGGAGAACAATTTCGTTCGGGAAACGTCCGGAACACACACGGTCCATGCCATCCGATAGCATCAAGCGCTCCAGATCGGGTTCACCCGAGAAACATTGCAGTTCGTGAGGTAGTTTGGTCGGAATGCTCGGCGTAAGCACTTGTGGAGACACTGGCGCGACAAAAGTAAGATCCAAATGCCCTGTGCTCAGACCGGGATAGCGTACGAATGTATTGGTCCACAGAATAGTCGCGTCTTCATAATTGTCAGAGCGACCATCTCCACAGTTGGCCTGAATGCACACTTCCGACTCAGTGTAGATACGCTGAATGAAGGAAAACAGTTGAGCCATTTCACTGCAGAAATATCAAAAGAGGCACGTTAACCATACTCGTCCGGTCAGCTTGTTGGTAACGTGATAAAAGACCACCTCGTACCTCAGTTCCTCCGGGGTATTTCGCGGTCCCCGACACAGCAAATAGTAAGCACGATCGTATGGCCAGCCGTGCTGACGGTAGAGGGCGCCCTCGTCGCATGTATCCTGCAGCCAGGCGGACTTGCGCTGAGCTAATTGAACTATGCTCTCGAGCGTGAACTCCACACGGGATTGATGCTGAGTGCTGCTggcaagaaaaagggaaagcaaTTCATCACCGCTGTACCGCATCGAACTTGTGTGCAATGACACTACTACTGCACCTTAAATCCCATCCGTACTGTGCTGCCTCACGGTTCAGTGCATGCAATTCCGCGTTCATTCGCTCAAACCATGCTTTCGGATCCGTTGCTGTCAGTGAAAGACCAGGCGCCCCCATGCGATAGTGTGAGATGAACGTgaggaaaaagaaacgagCCGCAAGCTCACATAATGCTCCAATTAATGTACCGAAAAACAAGCTAAACGCTTCTCTCAGTCGACATTGTTAAAGGGATCAAGTTTCGCTAAATTACTGTTTTATCACACCTCGGAAACGACTACCGCCGGTCACAATTTCCCCCTCCCGAAAATGTCGTTTATATGACCGCCATAAAATGGAAGCTTGCCCTAACCTGCGTATTTCGTGTACTAATTAAATTGCCCATGTACGTACCATTTTCCGCGGATTCGGTGATAACTGGCGGTAAATGATGCAGCGCGAGCACAGCTAATATTGGCAACAAACACAAGAGTGGGCCACCACGAGTGAACTTTTGTCGGTTACGAATCATCGTTGCAGGTGAGCTGTGCCGTGTGAACCACCAACTCTGTTAGTCACACAACAACTGAACCCGCGGCGCAGTGAACTACAGCCATTTATACTCCATTTCCTTCATTTCCCGACCTCGAACCCGCACGCAAACCACACCACCCACTGTTGGCGCGAAGGAAACTCGTCACTTGACAAAACGGGCAGTTCAGTTGTTGATTTCCCTAGAGCGCTGGGAAAGATACTGGATTTGTTCCGGTACAGCGTGCGACAAGGGTCGGGTTCTGcttcgctctctttctcctgTTGAGGCACGATGCGATGTGGATGTTTTGAAATGAACGACCATTTTCGCTTGGAAATTCGTTAGAATGTTGACGACGAAACGAGAATTATTCCGGAAAAATCTGTCCTTATCCAGCAGATGCTAGGTCCAGCATTCCGAAGTAACGGTGCAAATGGTAATAACCGCCGCAAGGAAGCTTATGCTTTTAATCCATATTTGTCCCTTACCGTGTTTCATGGATGGGAATGGAAAATAGATTACAACCTACTGGTGAGGTTTTATTTCGTGCCTGAAGCAGCGCAGAAAACG
Protein-coding sequences here:
- the LOC128305716 gene encoding angiotensin-converting enzyme-like, with the translated sequence MIRNRQKFTRGGPLLCLLPILAVLALHHLPPVITESAENATDPKAWFERMNAELHALNREAAQYGWDLSTQHQSRVEFTLESIVQLAQRKSAWLQDTCDEGALYRQHGWPYDRAYYLLCRGPRNTPEELSEMAQLFSFIQRIYTESEVCIQANCGDGRSDNYEDATILWTNTFVRYPGLSTGHLDLTFVAPVSPQVLTPSIPTKLPHELQCFSGEPDLERLMLSDGMDRVCSGRFPNEIVLRWVWESWRMAVGPPMRQPYGRLIELMNAGCMRGANHRDVGECWREELEIPELRLMVDRLWHEVKPFYQKLHAVVRHFIREKHPTAASSIDVDGLIPAHLLGGMWSQSWTSYCHDIFPHPVDIDQAFGRANWTSMDLVRRAEDLYASLGLSRMTNEFWKHSLIGKGASGGKCHGTAANMFADGADDYRMIVCPRSEAAGQDFYVTVHEMGHIVYYMEASKQPTIFSDGTTAAFQEALGDAIYLGAVTPQHLVRLGLLDPKHMAPEKIPFGTGPTLNSFDYAFLLRMALGKIPTIPFEYLMDQYRWDVFDGSVDYTQDANSYFWFLLERQQGIRPPSSVHSRLQLFDAGSVYHLSDNTPFVRYFLASFLSYQIYEGLCRAALFGTVTNPTHEIPMPLHRCDLYGSKKAGKLLRKSLALGASVHWTDVLEELTGDVEISAKSLLKYYQPLDEFLDRFIARHRLVVGWEH
- the LOC128305714 gene encoding CLIP-associating protein codes for the protein MAYQKPIDIDGYVTQMAKADMRVKAQLAEDLVLYLSDSENSIECTDLGLLIDGLIPWMTGSHHKIAQRALEAFTELIVRLGQDFNAYTSTILPHVIDRLGDSRDTVREKAQLLLHKLMECRVVAPQSLLDKLSVCFKHKNAKVREEFLQTIVSTLNEYGTQSLSVKMYIPPIVILLGDPAPTVRDAAIQTLVEIYKHVGEKLRFDLKKRDVPSTKATILEQKFDETRNDGLLLPSALQAASGGGGHDELDRAAVVERPTRLVKRTPSATPRKPLFETQTAGSGDLLLAAGAVSHEVFEASFENVPQLTIFSQRDMDEHMKSINTLIGDKNVDWEKRVDALKKIRSLLIINVQGSPAFTQQLKDLSIAFLDILKELRSQVIREACITLAYMSKVLRSRLDQFVIYILQELINLIQNSAKVISSAGTIALKYVIRYTHAPKIIPILTQNLMLSKSKDIRSTLCEMLGLLFDEWPTKALEKHSSLLREALRKGMVDADNDARRYSRCAFWSFRRHFPDLADNLYGSLDISTQRTLERERDNLGTNAGAAGGFRSVSAVDTAAAQRARARAQYSTLARLKVTSGTASLQGHYAQQARAKKTPSSVSATSSSVSNATTPQQPPTPERKIRSRAGVSQSQPTSRSTSPSSKLRDMYSGVTSLYRQTGTVPKKTQSGIPRSLANSRETSPTRSHTQFGSLRRPGYGTGSPRRPPLNPGRPVLAQKILQQSREAENALADALSPGDEHDMPCADFARLALHRKISRDESDESEASSVCSERSYDSYRRGNDSFSWNGSRTRLDSSRQVIDDIDTIIQFCASSHWSERKDGLINLTQYLSEGKMLTQQQLQCVLDLFRKMFMDPHIKVYALFLDTVNELILSHSNDLHDWLFILLTRLFNKLGTDLLGSMHGKIWKTLQIIYEYFPSELQLQCVFRILVDNAQTPNVKTRQATLKFLSQLATSYCTASQFVVHPQNQQVVNHAIQKIIQTSLDQKSIELKSQARMCIVALYNCNPSQMTMALANLPKQYQDTAKIYIQQNMRRSTSGNDSPSSPLSSSSPKPLLSPQQGPYSLQNIASKLSITPTGPRSRQASVEAAAESMNTEEVYKNLRKTTAEIQNYSFESKLDRDTNSKDSGISQMGETHMMQSMTVLDGVGHGVYGMASNGMNGHIGGGMGGLEKDDSCNGSKTQSATTTESNTPENTVRLDSMDLAHKTIAQQQQMLQQQRHQSYSCAENGELVLDKGVKENDVIKAAIVLTLQSAPETTKQVLENLQICIKHGSCELPIKNFKAIMKMLLHLMESQNNDVLIASLHTLGRIVRSTEMKACWSNFLELILLKIIDCYKISKEVSREIDIIVVKIAGVLPLDISVNILNPVIATGEFPANLCALKILTELTQKQGKDLTDNHLDCIMPNVARLADDSQSMVRKAAVFCIVKLYIVMGEEKVKPKFSLLNASKIRLLNVYIAKSMGNGGSSSNKGGLSTTAMS